One Lytechinus variegatus isolate NC3 chromosome 11, Lvar_3.0, whole genome shotgun sequence DNA segment encodes these proteins:
- the LOC121424013 gene encoding kelch-like ECH-associated protein 1B, with product MDPPRVPPKPPVTDPASNPPSEWPQKGIRHKIGCDGSITFTSTKHPANAFKIVSELRENRDLCDVTLIVETVKFHAHKVVLASCSQYFKAMFTSGFHECSKQSIEIKDVHPCIFSRIMDFIYTSEITITECSVLELLPKAIMFQITDIVDACCNFLEHQLDPTNCIGISMYAEEHSLRSLSEHASMFVFRHFCEVSQSEEFMNLNLVQLLTVIKHDKLNVWCESEVYDACLRWVRHKEDERRPYLEKLFNCGAIRVEHLSPAFLKRQLDRCDILRDEPKCKDYLSKIFQELQLHKSFKTPKRNPISACVIYTAGGYLRQSLTTVECYNPEEDRWLRLADLPEPRSGLSAATIHGIFYVVGGRNNTAEANTDSNRLDAYNPLNNQWKTLPPMNHPRNRVAVAVLDGLLYAVGGSHQCNQHNSAERYNPDEEKWSMIAPMHTKRIGVGCAVVNRLLYAVGGFDGVNRLNTVECYHPENDEWTMVTAMNTRRSGAGVTSLNGFIYAVGGYDGMSQLNSMERYDVENDRWEFMASMNSRRSALSVDVVGGKVYALGGYDGQDFLSSVECYDPMSDTWQVVTNMCSGRSGAGVAVGMEPCKTGMCGGSNSNR from the exons ATGGACCCACCACGTGTACCCCCAAAGCCCCCCGTCACCGACCCGGCTAGCAACCCGCCCAGCGAATGGCCACAGAAAGGAATCCGTCACAAGATTGGTTGCGACGGAAGCATCACCTTCACCAGTACCAAACATCCCGCCAACGCCTTCAAGATTGTTAGCGAACTGCGGGAGAACCGCGATTTGTGCGATGTGACGCTAATCGTCGAGACTGTAAAATTTCACGCCCACAAGGTGGTGCTAGCATCATGTAGTCAGTACTTCAAGGCAATGTTCACAAGCGGGTTCCACGAGTGCTCTAAGCAGAGCATAGAGATCAAGGATGTACATCCCTGCATCTTCTCGCGGATAATGGACTTCATCTACACCTCTGAGATCACAATCACCGAGTGCAGTGTTCTGGAGCTTTTGCCAAAAGCCATTATGTTCCAGATAACAGACATTGTGGATGCGTGTTGTAATTTTCTAGAGCACCAGTTGGACCCAACAAACTGTATAGGAATTTCAATGTACGCGGAAGAGCATAGTTTACGTAGTCTATCAGAACATGCCAGTATGTTTGTGTTCCGTCACTTCTGTGAAGTATCGCAATCGGAAGAGTTCATGAACCTCAACCTGGTGCAGCTTTTAACTGTCATCAAACATGACAAGCTCAATGTCTGGTGCGAGTCGGAGGTCTACGACGCCTGCCTCAGATGGGTGCGCCACAAGGAAGACGAGCGTAGACCATACCTTGAGAAACTCTTTAACTGTGGAGCCATCCGCGTCGAGCACCTCTCACCAGCATTCCTCAAGAGGCAGTTGGATCGTTGCGACATTCTCAGGGACGAGCCGAAATGCAAAGACTACCTGTCCAAAATCTTCCAAGAACTGCAGCTGCACAAGTCATTCAAGACTCCAAAGCGCAATCCCATCTCGGCGTGCGTCATCTACACCGCCGGGGGCTACCTCCGTCAGTCGTTGACAACGGTAGAGTGCTACAACCCCGAAGAGGATCGGTGGCTCAGGTTGGCCGACCTCCCGGAGCCAAGAAGTGGACTCAGTGCAGCAACCATACATGGTATATTTTATGTGGTAGGAGGAAGGAACAATACCGCGGAGGCTAATACGGACTCCAATCGCCTTGATGCCTACAATCCCCTCAATAatcaatggaaaacactccctCCCATGAACCACCCTAGGAATAGAGTGGCTGTAGCGGTACTAGATGGATTATTGTATGCTGTAGGAGGATCGCATCAATGTAATCAACACAATAGTGCAGAAAG GTATAATCCAGACGAAGAGAAATGGTCGATGATCGCTCCCATGCATACGAAGAGGATAGGGGTCGGGTGCGCGGTCGTCAACAGGTTACTTTACGCCGTCGGGGGATTCGACGGCGTCAATCGTCTCAACACGGTCGAATGCTACCATCCCGAGAACGATGAATGGACGATGGTGACCGCCATGAACACCCGGCGTAGTGGAGCAG GAGTGACCAGCCTGAATGGGTTCATATACGCAGTGGGTGGCTACGACGGGATGAGCCAACTCAACAGCATGGAACGCTACGACGTGGAGAACGACCGCTGGGAATTCATGGCATCTATGAACTCGAGACGTAGCGCCCTCAGTGTTGACGTAGTCGGCGGCAAGGTCTATGCATTAG GTGGTTACGATGGTCAAGACTTCTTATCGTCCGTTGAGTGCTACGACCCGATGTCGGACACTTGGCAGGTGGTCACTAACATGTGCAGTGGGCGTAGTGGGGCGGGCGTGGCCGTCGGCATGGAACCGTGCAAGACGGGGATGTGTGGTGGCAGCAACTCCAATCGGTGA